The DNA segment ATCTACCACATCAGCATGAAAGATATTGTGCTCTATTTTCAAATCCTCAGCCAATTGCATCAAACCTTTTTCCGCAATAGCAGCCGAAGGTTTTGGCCCTTGTCCATTCCAATACTTCAAAACCGCATCGTATTCCGGATTGCTTTTTACCTGCAATGGATTATTGTGTCCCAATTTTTTCAATGGCCACCAGGCCCAGCCGATATTGTTCTTTTCAAAAAGACGAATCGCTTCTGTGAACCAAACGTTGGAATTTTCTCCCGTTTCTCCCAGCCAGACCGGTACATTCTGCTCATTCCTTGCCTTTTCCATCCCTCCTACAGAAGCCTGATCATTAAAAGCCCAGTATTTATGAAAGCTGAGGACCATATTCTGATCCCAAAGGGGGAAAATTCCGTTATAGTTATTTCCCCAGCCATTCCCTTCGATGATCAGCATGTGCTTTTGATCGACCTCCCTGATGGCTTGAGTAATCTCTACCATCAGCTTTCTCAACCCCACATTTTTCTGTTCTTTTAATCCGTTTTTATCATTTTCGCGGTCTTCAAATCCCCAGTTGGGTTCATTGATAATATCATAGGCGCCAACCCAGGGTTCATTGGCATATCGCTCTGCCAGCTTACGCCAGAGTGCCACCGTCTTTTGCTGGTTGGCCTCACTATCCCATAAAGAGGGCATTGTCGGATCACGGTCTGAAATGTTCAAATCGTTTCCTTGTCCGCCGGGTGCAGCATGCAGGTCCAGAATGAGGTAGAGCTGATATTCCTTACACCAGGCCAGCAGACTATCTGTCATCGCAAATCCCTGCTCAAGCCAGGTATGCTGTCCCGGCACAGGCTCCTGATCTACAGGCAAAGTATACAAGTTAAAATGCATTGGAAGGCGGACAGAATTAAATCCCCAATCTTTCATCGCTTTAATATCTGCTTTACGTGTATGATTGGTGCGCCATGCCTGATAAAACACTTTGGTTTTATCTTCCCCAATCAGGTTCTTGATCCTTTCCCGGATTTTAAACTGCTGCCCTTCATTATTCAGGCCCAACATGTATCCTTCCTGAACCATCCATCCTCCAAAACCCATTCCTCTCAACAGCACATTCTCTCCTTTTTCATTCCTGATTTCCTTGCCTTCTGTCTTTAGAAAGCCTTGGGCGCCTGCCTTTTTCAGACCGAAAAAAAGCATAATTACACCGCACAGTACGCTTAACGGAATTGTTTGTCTTATCTTCATATTCTTCATTTCCGCTTTCTATTTATCAATCATCTTATAGTACCTGACATAATCCAGTTCAAGTTTTTGCGGAAAAACGGCATCATCGATCCCTTGTGCACCACCCCAATCACCGCCTACTGCAATGTTTAACAATAAGTGGAATTTCTTATCAAATGGCCATACTTTATAACCTGTTCCTTCATTCACAAACTCAAAAACTTTCTGGTTGTCAAAATACCCTCTGATCGCATAAGGCGTCCAGTCTACCCGGTACAAATGGAAAGCAGAACTTGCTCCCGGAATCTTCACTGTACTTGATTTCTGCGTATTGATTTTGAAATAATAGGCTTCGGTATGGGTAGTGAAATGGACGTTATCCTGATCGTATCCAACATGCTCCATGATGTCTATTTCTCCTGATTTCGGCCAGTCTCCATAGGCCCGTTCTGTAGGCAACATCCATATTGCCGGCCAGGTGCCTTTACCCGATGGTAATTTTGCCTTTACTTCAATCCGCCCGTAAAGTACATCGAGTTTATTACGGGTCACCAACCTTGCTGAAGAATAGGCCATTCCGCCGCTGTTTTCTTTTTTTGCGGTAATGGTAAGCAGGCCATCACCGACCCTGCTGTTCTCCAGATTATTGGTATAATTCTGTTTTTCATTATTTCCCCATCCGCTTCCACCGAGATCATAATCCCATTTTGAAGAAGAGGCAGCCCCGGTATAATCAAATTCATCATACCAGAATGGAGTAGCTTCAAAGGTCCAGTTTTTGTCGACAGGAACATTTGGAACCGGAGGGGTGATAATAGGTCCATCGTCCTTGGACGTGGAACAGGAGATTAGGGAAAACAAAGCTATAATTGGGGCAGTAAAGATGGTCATCATCGCTGTTCTATTGTTTATAAGCATACAAAGCTGTTTTTAGAAAAAAGCAGGCAAGCCTGAATGCGAACGATTCAGACTTGCCTACTGGATTTCTTATTTAAATTCAAAATCGTCAATGTAGAAAATTCCAGGATTTGGATGTCCTTCTCCTCCCAACTGGACTACAATTCTATCGTATACCGTATCTGCAGAGAAGGTAGAGAAATCAAATTCAAGCTCGATCCAGCTGTTAAAGACATTCAGCACTTTTGCCACCTCTCTTTGTGTGGTCCATGCATTGCCTCCGAGTAAAGAATTCTGGAGTTTAACCACCACCTTCGGATTAACTTTGGAAAAATCATTATAAGAAGGCAGGAAGACCTTCATCTTCACCTTATTTTTAGTGCTCAGGTCTAACCTGTATGGCAATGTAGCCTGCAGATTTCCGTACTGAGCATCAACACCATCTTTTTTTGCGTAAAAGCCAACCTTGGCAGAGGTATTCACAGGCAGGGGCGCCGGATTATCATAAGCCTTTTTATAAGTGATGTTTTCCGCCAGCCAGGTGATGTTTCCTGCAGCATCAAAATCATCGCTCAGATTTGCTGCTTTGAGAGGTTTCTCCACTACAACAGGAGGTTTAGGCGTAAAACCCTTTCTCGACAAGCGCAGGTACCAGGCCTGATCGGCTACCGCTTTACTGGTGGTCCTCAGGTACATCTGATCATCCGTAATGGACAGGATCTCATATTGAGAGGAGCCGGTATAATAAGCGATAAAGCCATTATCCGAAAGATTAATAAACTTTTTACCCCCACTGAAAACGAGTTTCCAGGTCATATTGCCAGGCGGGGTATAGTTGACCATCACATCTTCCGTAGCACCACTTGCACCAAGGTCTTTCGCATTGTCTTTATTGGCATAAGTTGTTCCGTTATTCACATAACTATACTTCCAGCCGTTTAGATTGAAAGTCATCTCATCATCGTAAATACCGAAAGCCTTCTTTTCTTCAGGACCTGCTTTAAACCATTCATCGGTGGTACCGGTTATCGGACCTAATCCAAGATGTCCTACCGTTCCCTTTTCTATCACCCAGGTCTTTCCATTTACATTCGCCGCAGTACCTGTCAAGGCATCGTACTCAGGTCCCCTGAGCATGTCGGTATTGGTTTGAGCAATCACCACCTGTTTGGTCACAGAGGCAAATCCTTCTTTCGTGAAAACGGTGAGTTTTACGGTATAAGTTCCCGCTTCAGGATAGGAACCACTGATGGTATTTCCTTCTCCGGAGGTGCCATTTCCAAGGTCCCAGATGACCTTAAAGCCACCGGATTCATTTTTAAAATCTATGATATTTGCATTGGAAGCCTTCGGGCTTGCACTGAATTTTGCAGCCCCGGGTACGGAGTTCTTATCTACCGGAAAATCTGTCCGTTTACAGGATGCCGTCATTAAAATCAGTCCCGCCAGCAGGCAAGTCCAGGATTTAAGGCAATTATATGGAGTTTTCATCTTCTTATTAATTAATTATATCCAGGATTCTGTGTAATTCCGCCTTTAGTAAGGTCGATTTCGTCTTGGGGAATAGGCAGGTGTTCGCTTTTTCCAACTGCAAATCCAGTCAAAGCAGCGGCTGCTTTCTTCGTGCGCACCAGGTCAAAGAAACGATGTCCCTCAGTAGCCAGTTCCAGTCTTCGCTCGTTGTAGATATTGTCAATTGTAGCTGGGATACTTGCCAGACCAACCCTTGCCCTAACCAGGTCAAGTAAGGTCTGTGCCCTTCCCTGATCGCCACCGGCACGAACCAAAGCCTCAGCTTCCATGAGATAGGTATCAGCAAGTCTGATTTCTATTTCATTGATCGGCCAATTTAGCTCAGCAGTACCACTGGTTGCCCTTACAGCCGCCAGAGGGGCATATTTTTTGATGAAATAATCGGTGTTCTGATACCTTGCCGTATAGGTTGCTCCCTGTGATTTTAAGTCCTTCCCATCAATAATGGTAAAGGCAAAGCGGGGATCGTTCTTCATGAAATCTACCAGACTTTCTGTCACCGGACAAAAGCCCCAGCCATTGGAATACAATGGCCCGCTATAGCTGTCCGCTCCAATAAACTGAGGTGCAACATTGCCTTCCCCCCCGTTTATAAAGCCCCAATCTCCCCATGCTGCATTATTAGAATGTGGAATTTCGAGAATAGACTCTGCGCTGAACTTATTTTTCGGATCAAATATATCCCCGAAATTTGGAAGCAGCTGGTACCCATAATTGGTATTCACATCTTTCAATAAGCTTGCTGCTTCAGCCATTTTAGCATTTTCATTGGAATACAATAAAACTTTTCCCAGTAAGGCTTTTGCAGCTCCCTGGGAGATCCTGCCTTTTTCTGTGGCCGCTACAGAAGCTGGTAAACCAGGAAATGCTTCCCTCAGGTCTTTTTCGATCTGCGCATAAACCAATGCGGGATCAACCTGTTTCTGCGTGTAAAGCTCGCTGGTCTCCAACATCTTGGTGATCAGTGGAACCCGTCCAAAAAACCGAACCAGGTCGAAGTAAAAATAAGCCCTCAGGAATTTCGCTTCTGCGGCAACGCGGGTTTTGAAAGCAGGAGTTAAAGAGGTATTCAGCTCCATCTTGGCCAGCAATATATTCGCCCGGTAAACCCCGGTAAAGTTTTTACTCCATAAGCCTACCTGCGGCCCCACCCTGGAGTCCATTTTAAAATTATCAAAAGCGACCCAGTTTGGCTGATCAGAAGGACTACTTCCACCGGCATAGCAATCATCGGAAGCTGCGCTCAGCAGGGGCATTTTCATCGTATATCCTCCTGAGTTTCCCCATTGCATCACATCATAAGTGGCAATCAATCCCTGATATACTTCTCCATCGGTTTTATAAAAATTCCCTTCCAAAGCGGTCCCTCGGGGTGCCACTTCCAAAAAGTCTTTCTTGCAGGACGTTCCCGCTTGCATGATCACTAGAATAGCGATCGCATATTTTATTTTATTGAATGTCATAATTTCTCTTTTTAAGTTAGAAACCTAAGTTTAAGCCAATGAAAAAAGTTCTTGCCTGAGGGTAATAACCGCGATCAATACCAAAACTGCCTCCACCGATCTCCGGATCGTAACCATTGTACCTGGTTAACGTTAACAGGTTATTTGCCATCGCATAGATCCTGACTTTATCCAGGCCAGCTTTTTTACTGATCGATTTGGAAAGCGTATAGCCAAGCTGTACGGTTTTGATCCTGAAATAATCGCCATTTTCTATAAACATTTTAGACACCCTGCCGAAATTTTGGTTGGCATCATCGGTGGTTAACCTGGGAAAAGAATTGGTAGATCCTTCACCGGTCCACCTTCCCAAAGCTTCGGTAGTATAATTTGAAGAAGGAAGGTCAAATCGGCGCAAGCCATTAAAAATCTGATTTCCGGCAACGCCTTGTCCGAAGATCAGAAAGTCAAACCCTCTCCAGGCAGCAGATAGCGTTAAACCATAACTAAAGTCGGGGGTTGGATCTCCGATAAACTCTCTATCCGCATCGTTGATTTTTCCATCTCCGTTGAGGTCTGCAAAACGGATATCACCGGGTTTTGCATCCGGCTGAATCGGATTTCCTGCTGCATTCTTATAGTTTGCCACCTCTGAGGCATTCTGGAATAAGCCTTCAGAACGGTATCCGTAAAAAGATCCGATGGCATGTCCAACTGCGGTTCTTGTCAGCTCCAATTGTTGAGGAGTGATCCTTGCACCGGAAAGAAATTCTTTGTCTTCACCCAGAAAATCAATCCTGTTTTTTATAAATGTAGCATTGGCATTGGCTTTGAAACTCACCTCTCCTATCGTTTTGGAATAGCCCAGTTCAAACTCAATCCCTTTATTGGTCAGGGTTGCGATATTTCCTATTGGTCCGTTATTCCCCACATACAGTGGTACCCTTACGTCCAACAGCATATCTGTCGTCTTTTTTGTAAATACGTCTGCAGTGAAAGTAAATGTATTAAACAAAACGGCATCCAATCCAATATTTGTAGAGGTGGTTTCCTCCCATTTAAGGTCAGGATTTGACAAGGCATTAGGACTCACTCCATTTACCAGAACAGGAAGCAGACCAGTACCAACACTGTAATTTCTGCCTCCGCTTACCGTAGACAAGTACCTGAAATCACCGATCCTGTCGTTCCCGGTTACGCCATAAGAACCTCTGAATTTCAACAGGCTGATCACTTTGTTCTCAGGAAAAAAGCTTTCTTTCGAAGCTACCCAACCAAGGGATACCGATGGAAAATAGCCATATTTATTGTTTGGACCAAAACGGGAAGAACCGTCTCTCCGGATGACTCCGGTAAATAAGTACTTCTCTTTAAAATCATAGGTAACACGACCAAACAATGAGCTGAGTGTACTCAGGTATTCGCCGCCGTAAAAGTTATTATCCAGACGGGCAACCGGAAATTGCAATGACGCGTCTTTCAGGTTATTCACCGGAATCCCTTCTTTCAGGCCGCCCAGATTTTCACCTTTGTTCTTTTGCGCGGACATCCCGGCAAGAACCTGGAAATGATGATCTGCGATGGTTTTTGAATAGGTAGCCGTATTCTCCAGGGTCCAGAAAAGGCCCCGGTTCATGTTACGGGTATAGGCATTCAGTTTTGATTCTGTAGTTGGCGATAAGTAGAAAACAGGCCTGAAACTCTGATCGCCCCAAAAGGCAAGGTCTACCCCACCTGAAGAGCGCAATTTAAGGCCTTTCAAAGGTTCTACTTCCAAAAATAAATTGGCTACGACTTTATCAGACCAGTTGTCTCCCTGGGCGACTGCCAATGCGGCCAAAGGGTTTAAAATTTCGGATTGTGCATATGGGGAAATGCCATACGGAAAGCCTTCGCTGTTTCTAACCACCGGAAAGTTAGAATATGGAGGGGCGTTAAACTTCGCCGGATCACGCTCTACTGCCGGCGTGATCGGATCCATATTAATTGCCCTTACCAGCGGGCTTCCATACTCATCATTTGTGGCGACGCCAATACTGTTGATTCTGGTATAACCGATATTGTTTCCAAAAGTGATGGCATCGGTAATTTTATGCTGTGAGTTAAATCTTGCGGTAAAACGTTTGTATCTTGAGTTTTTACTCGCTACAATTCCTTCCTGGTCAAAATACCCCAGGGAGCTGAAATAGGTAGACCTTGCAGATCCGCCCTGAAAACTCAATTCCTGATTGTGCCAAAGTGCACTATTGTTAAAGACTTCCGATTGCCAGTCTGTACCCTCGCCCAGCGCAGCAGGATCCGGGAATCTGATTGCCGTTGCTGGATTTGCAGCCTTGGAACCCGCAACAGCGGCTTCATTATAAAGGGTAGCATACTGGGCAGCATTCAGCAGTTTAAGCTTATGGTCTGGTGCCTGGCTTCCTACAAAACCATTGTAATTTACCCGGATTTTCCCATCGGTATCTTTTCCTTTTTTAGTCGTAACGAGTACCACTCCGTTCCCGCCTCTTGCTCCGTAAATGGAGGCAGATGCCGCATCTTTAAGTACTTCTATCGACTCAATATCTGATTGGCTCAGGTAATCAATTCCACCATCTACCTGAACGCCGTCTACGATAAATAGGGCATCGCTATTGCCAATGGTGGTGGTTCCCCTGATCCTCAGGGTAGCTCCTGAGCCTGGTTGTCCTGAGGCACCGGTAATGGTGAGTCCTGCGGTCCTACCTTGTAGCGACTGCTCTATTCTCGTTACCGGCATATTTTCCAGATCTGAAGCTTTTACACTGGAAATGGCTCCTGTGACCACACTTTTCTTTTGTGTACCGTAACCGATCACGACAATTTCATTTAGTGAAGTTTCATCTCCTGCCAACGATACGTCGACGGTAGTTCCTGATACGGTAACAACCTGGGTTTTCATTCCCAACAAACGAAATTCGAGTTTTGCACCCGAAGCTGCAGTGATGGCATACTTTCCTGCCGCATCTGTGCTGGTTGCTTTGGAAGTCCCTTGTACTGTGACGATAACTCCAGGCAGCGGTTGCCCATCTGCTTTATCGGTTACCTTGCCCGTTACTGTTACTTCTTGTGCCATGGAGGCAAAGGGGGAAATAAGTAAACAGCACACGAAGAAAATAAGAGTAATACTTCTTTTCATACGATTTAATTTAGGTTAGTTAATATTTGGTTAGCTGGCCTGTGCATTTTACACAGGCAGAATCAAATCTATACCAGGAGGGAATTATTTGTACAAACGGGTAGACCTACACCGCCACTACAGTGACCTCAGAAGCAGGAAAACAGCATTCCTACAGGCCCTACATTACTACTACAAAAGACACTCAATAACCTAAATAACAATAACTTAAATAAATCAACCTATCACATCAGACCTGGAGACTGTAATGAGAAAATCATACAGGTTGGTTTCCGGCTGCAGCCGCAGTTTTTTCCTCAAACGGTACCGGCCAACCTCTACTGCCTTGATCGTGATGTTCATCAGTTGGGCAATTTCCTTAGTGGAAAGATTCATTTTGAGGTAAGCACTCAGCTTAAGTTCATTGGGGGTAAGGTCCGGATACCGGTCCTTTAGCTTATTAAAAAAGTCTGCATTTACAGAGTTGAAATGCATAGAGAAATTATCCCAGTCCTGATCGCTCTTTTCTACATCACGGATCAGGCGGATCAGGTGCCGGAAACTTGGAGAACTATCGTTGATGTCATGGTTTTTAATGACGCTGGAGATCACATCTTTAATTTTAGCCAATACCTTTCCCCTTTGCACAAGGTGCATGGTCATGGTCGATAATTCCCGGTTTTTATAATCCACATCTGCTTCCAGCTTTTCATATTCCAACCGGACGATTTCCTTTTCTGAACGTTCCATTTCCAGCATGTGCAGGTAACTGAGCTTTGCCTGCGCAATCCGGTGTTTCTTTTTCTGCCATTTAAACAAAAGGTACATCACCAGGCCAAACATCAACACATAAAGAAGATACATCCATAAACTCTGATACCAGGCCGGCAATACTTCGAAAGTATAAGAAACAGGCTCAGATTCATTGCCAATACTATTTCTTGCCTTTACGGTAAAAGTGTACTTCCCGGCGGGCAGGTTGGTATAGTCTTTTTCCGTCTTTTGCATCCATGGCGACCAGCTCTTATCGAAACCGACCAGCTGATAGCTAAACTCGATGTTCTTGCGGTGTTCAAACAAGGTGGAAGAATATTCGAAATGCAGGGAGTTGTAAGCATTGGCTAACCTCAGACTGCCGGAGAGGTCTTGTGACTTGCTGATCATCCCGTTCTTCATAAAATAGCCACCAAAAATCAAACTATCCGTTTTCCCGATTAACCGGATATTTCCAATCACCACCTGAGGTCTGGAAATATTGTCCAGGTATTTGGTATAATTCAGATGATAAGCGCCTTTATTTGCACCTATAAATACATTCTCAGAATTCATCACATAAATGGATTCAAAACCACCAACTACCTTTCCATCTAGCTGAGGAAAATAATGAATAGAAAAGGGTTGGTGTCCCTGAGGTTGTGTAAAGTCAAGCACGCCCACTTTTTTATTGGAGATAAACCAGACATTTCCTTTAGCATCCTCCTTTAAATATTGAATGGGCATTCCTTTAAATGCACTATTGAGCAAAGGAAAAGGTGCAAATTTATTTTTTGCTGCATCATACTCATACGCACCGTTTTCGGTAGCGATCACGATCCTGTTTTTGAGCTTAAACACATAATTGTACATAAAGGAAGGGAGCCCTTGTTTATCATTATATACGTCCTGCCTGATGATCTTTTTATAGTCAGCAGAAAGCTCAATTTTATAGACCCCATGATAAGGATGCGAGGCCCAAATGCGGTTATCATTATCAAAAGCAATGAACCTTAAAGATTCTGTGATTCCTTCGACCTTGTTTCCATTGATAAAATTTCCGTTCTGATAACTGATTTTTTGAAGTCCGAGATAAGAGCCTGCAATAATGTCTGCAGATGGAAAAACATTAGAAACCGGCTGGAACAACCAGGTTCCCGGCACGGCGTAAATCTGCCGGGCAACTTCCCCTTCAATAACCGAAAAACCATCCTCATGTCCCATCAGCAGGTGATTGTTCAGTTCAGCCAAACTCCAAACCTGTCCTTTGGTATTTTGAACTTCGGTAAACCTTCCTTTGGAGAGACTGAGGTCTTTAAGACCGGGTTCTACAGGTGTTACATAGAGTCCATTTGAAGTCCCGATATAGAGTCGGTTGTTAAATCCGGCCACAGCATAACTGGTGATCTGTTTACTTTTATCAGGAAAAATATTCTTGACGGCGCTATTGATTGCGATATAATCAATGCCATCATCCAGTGCCAGCCACAGATTTTTATTCCGATCAATAATGCAGCCCCTCACGTTGTTATTCTGCAGGCCATCCCTATAAGTATATCTTTGTACCAGCTTCCCTGCTTTATTGATGATGATTACCCCTCCTGAGGTGGTCCCTATCAGATACTTTTCCCCCTCAATTCTCTTCGCATAATAAATCCGGTCATTATAAAAAACACCATCAAGCATTGTTTTCTTTGCAATGAGCTTTCGGTCATGCATCAGGAACAACCCATTCTTTAAGGTGGAAACCAATAAGGTGTCCTGAGCATATTCCATGATTGCCGTTACCACAGAATTGTTCAGTATCGGATCCGTGCAATAGGGCTTCCATACATTATCTTCATAAACCATGAGTCCTTTTCCTTTGGAATGTGCAAACAGCTGCCCTTTTGC comes from the Pedobacter sp. FW305-3-2-15-E-R2A2 genome and includes:
- a CDS encoding glycoside hydrolase family 16 protein, translating into MLINNRTAMMTIFTAPIIALFSLISCSTSKDDGPIITPPVPNVPVDKNWTFEATPFWYDEFDYTGAASSSKWDYDLGGSGWGNNEKQNYTNNLENSRVGDGLLTITAKKENSGGMAYSSARLVTRNKLDVLYGRIEVKAKLPSGKGTWPAIWMLPTERAYGDWPKSGEIDIMEHVGYDQDNVHFTTHTEAYYFKINTQKSSTVKIPGASSAFHLYRVDWTPYAIRGYFDNQKVFEFVNEGTGYKVWPFDKKFHLLLNIAVGGDWGGAQGIDDAVFPQKLELDYVRYYKMIDK
- a CDS encoding RagB/SusD family nutrient uptake outer membrane protein gives rise to the protein MTFNKIKYAIAILVIMQAGTSCKKDFLEVAPRGTALEGNFYKTDGEVYQGLIATYDVMQWGNSGGYTMKMPLLSAASDDCYAGGSSPSDQPNWVAFDNFKMDSRVGPQVGLWSKNFTGVYRANILLAKMELNTSLTPAFKTRVAAEAKFLRAYFYFDLVRFFGRVPLITKMLETSELYTQKQVDPALVYAQIEKDLREAFPGLPASVAATEKGRISQGAAKALLGKVLLYSNENAKMAEAASLLKDVNTNYGYQLLPNFGDIFDPKNKFSAESILEIPHSNNAAWGDWGFINGGEGNVAPQFIGADSYSGPLYSNGWGFCPVTESLVDFMKNDPRFAFTIIDGKDLKSQGATYTARYQNTDYFIKKYAPLAAVRATSGTAELNWPINEIEIRLADTYLMEAEALVRAGGDQGRAQTLLDLVRARVGLASIPATIDNIYNERRLELATEGHRFFDLVRTKKAAAALTGFAVGKSEHLPIPQDEIDLTKGGITQNPGYN
- a CDS encoding PKD domain-containing protein, with product MKTPYNCLKSWTCLLAGLILMTASCKRTDFPVDKNSVPGAAKFSASPKASNANIIDFKNESGGFKVIWDLGNGTSGEGNTISGSYPEAGTYTVKLTVFTKEGFASVTKQVVIAQTNTDMLRGPEYDALTGTAANVNGKTWVIEKGTVGHLGLGPITGTTDEWFKAGPEEKKAFGIYDDEMTFNLNGWKYSYVNNGTTYANKDNAKDLGASGATEDVMVNYTPPGNMTWKLVFSGGKKFINLSDNGFIAYYTGSSQYEILSITDDQMYLRTTSKAVADQAWYLRLSRKGFTPKPPVVVEKPLKAANLSDDFDAAGNITWLAENITYKKAYDNPAPLPVNTSAKVGFYAKKDGVDAQYGNLQATLPYRLDLSTKNKVKMKVFLPSYNDFSKVNPKVVVKLQNSLLGGNAWTTQREVAKVLNVFNSWIELEFDFSTFSADTVYDRIVVQLGGEGHPNPGIFYIDDFEFK
- a CDS encoding triple tyrosine motif-containing protein, translating into MGKPLLLFTLLFFCFIWVGRAQDQIASPQIVNYNNEQYKGGIQNWDLAQDKNGILYFGNNEGLLSFNGSFWNLSRLPNFTSVRSVEIDSKNRIFVGGQDELGYFFPDGQGVLKYHSIVPMIPEKYRKFADVWNLTILNDEVVFRTTTAIIHYKDGAVKVYKPEISWEFAGQAKGQLFAHSKGKGLMVYEDNVWKPYCTDPILNNSVVTAIMEYAQDTLLVSTLKNGLFLMHDRKLIAKKTMLDGVFYNDRIYYAKRIEGEKYLIGTTSGGVIIINKAGKLVQRYTYRDGLQNNNVRGCIIDRNKNLWLALDDGIDYIAINSAVKNIFPDKSKQITSYAVAGFNNRLYIGTSNGLYVTPVEPGLKDLSLSKGRFTEVQNTKGQVWSLAELNNHLLMGHEDGFSVIEGEVARQIYAVPGTWLFQPVSNVFPSADIIAGSYLGLQKISYQNGNFINGNKVEGITESLRFIAFDNDNRIWASHPYHGVYKIELSADYKKIIRQDVYNDKQGLPSFMYNYVFKLKNRIVIATENGAYEYDAAKNKFAPFPLLNSAFKGMPIQYLKEDAKGNVWFISNKKVGVLDFTQPQGHQPFSIHYFPQLDGKVVGGFESIYVMNSENVFIGANKGAYHLNYTKYLDNISRPQVVIGNIRLIGKTDSLIFGGYFMKNGMISKSQDLSGSLRLANAYNSLHFEYSSTLFEHRKNIEFSYQLVGFDKSWSPWMQKTEKDYTNLPAGKYTFTVKARNSIGNESEPVSYTFEVLPAWYQSLWMYLLYVLMFGLVMYLLFKWQKKKHRIAQAKLSYLHMLEMERSEKEIVRLEYEKLEADVDYKNRELSTMTMHLVQRGKVLAKIKDVISSVIKNHDINDSSPSFRHLIRLIRDVEKSDQDWDNFSMHFNSVNADFFNKLKDRYPDLTPNELKLSAYLKMNLSTKEIAQLMNITIKAVEVGRYRLRKKLRLQPETNLYDFLITVSRSDVIG
- a CDS encoding TonB-dependent receptor, with translation MAQEVTVTGKVTDKADGQPLPGVIVTVQGTSKATSTDAAGKYAITAASGAKLEFRLLGMKTQVVTVSGTTVDVSLAGDETSLNEIVVIGYGTQKKSVVTGAISSVKASDLENMPVTRIEQSLQGRTAGLTITGASGQPGSGATLRIRGTTTIGNSDALFIVDGVQVDGGIDYLSQSDIESIEVLKDAASASIYGARGGNGVVLVTTKKGKDTDGKIRVNYNGFVGSQAPDHKLKLLNAAQYATLYNEAAVAGSKAANPATAIRFPDPAALGEGTDWQSEVFNNSALWHNQELSFQGGSARSTYFSSLGYFDQEGIVASKNSRYKRFTARFNSQHKITDAITFGNNIGYTRINSIGVATNDEYGSPLVRAINMDPITPAVERDPAKFNAPPYSNFPVVRNSEGFPYGISPYAQSEILNPLAALAVAQGDNWSDKVVANLFLEVEPLKGLKLRSSGGVDLAFWGDQSFRPVFYLSPTTESKLNAYTRNMNRGLFWTLENTATYSKTIADHHFQVLAGMSAQKNKGENLGGLKEGIPVNNLKDASLQFPVARLDNNFYGGEYLSTLSSLFGRVTYDFKEKYLFTGVIRRDGSSRFGPNNKYGYFPSVSLGWVASKESFFPENKVISLLKFRGSYGVTGNDRIGDFRYLSTVSGGRNYSVGTGLLPVLVNGVSPNALSNPDLKWEETTSTNIGLDAVLFNTFTFTADVFTKKTTDMLLDVRVPLYVGNNGPIGNIATLTNKGIEFELGYSKTIGEVSFKANANATFIKNRIDFLGEDKEFLSGARITPQQLELTRTAVGHAIGSFYGYRSEGLFQNASEVANYKNAAGNPIQPDAKPGDIRFADLNGDGKINDADREFIGDPTPDFSYGLTLSAAWRGFDFLIFGQGVAGNQIFNGLRRFDLPSSNYTTEALGRWTGEGSTNSFPRLTTDDANQNFGRVSKMFIENGDYFRIKTVQLGYTLSKSISKKAGLDKVRIYAMANNLLTLTRYNGYDPEIGGGSFGIDRGYYPQARTFFIGLNLGF
- a CDS encoding cellulase family glycosylhydrolase gives rise to the protein MKNMKIRQTIPLSVLCGVIMLFFGLKKAGAQGFLKTEGKEIRNEKGENVLLRGMGFGGWMVQEGYMLGLNNEGQQFKIRERIKNLIGEDKTKVFYQAWRTNHTRKADIKAMKDWGFNSVRLPMHFNLYTLPVDQEPVPGQHTWLEQGFAMTDSLLAWCKEYQLYLILDLHAAPGGQGNDLNISDRDPTMPSLWDSEANQQKTVALWRKLAERYANEPWVGAYDIINEPNWGFEDRENDKNGLKEQKNVGLRKLMVEITQAIREVDQKHMLIIEGNGWGNNYNGIFPLWDQNMVLSFHKYWAFNDQASVGGMEKARNEQNVPVWLGETGENSNVWFTEAIRLFEKNNIGWAWWPLKKLGHNNPLQVKSNPEYDAVLKYWNGQGPKPSAAIAEKGLMQLAEDLKIEHNIFHADVVDAMFRQPFSSETKPFKANVIKAGVSLAAVDYDLGINGQAYFDQDTADYHVSTQKTTIGNRGRTYRNDGVDIRKHTAPKAGYFVSDTEAGEWLQYTINVQDAGSYHLTLNVAAKDSKGNISVLLNGKTVVADKSIPQTGGRESFKPMILKGIRLTKGIQKLKVYINTGGFNFSSIRFEK